One part of the Bradyrhizobium sp. CB1650 genome encodes these proteins:
- a CDS encoding sigma-70 family RNA polymerase sigma factor: MSVTQAASDEVLIARIAQGDRLAMQVLYGRHHVRVYRFGLRLVRDEQVAEDLISEVFLDVWRQAGKFEGRSAVSTWLLAITRFKALSALRRRKDLELDEEAANAIEDTADDPEVVVQKKTTSEALRGCLTALSPEHREIVDLVYYHEKSVEEVAEIVGIPENTVKTRLFYARKKLAELLKAAGVERGWP, encoded by the coding sequence TTGAGCGTGACACAGGCGGCTTCGGACGAGGTCCTGATCGCCAGGATCGCCCAAGGCGACCGGCTCGCCATGCAGGTGCTGTACGGGCGGCACCACGTCAGGGTGTATCGGTTCGGGCTCCGGCTCGTGCGCGACGAACAGGTGGCGGAGGACCTCATTAGCGAGGTGTTCCTCGACGTCTGGCGTCAGGCCGGCAAGTTCGAGGGCCGATCCGCTGTCTCCACCTGGCTGCTGGCAATCACGCGATTCAAGGCCCTGTCTGCGCTCCGGCGCAGGAAGGACCTCGAGTTGGACGAAGAAGCTGCCAACGCGATCGAGGATACGGCCGACGATCCGGAAGTGGTGGTGCAGAAGAAGACTACCAGTGAAGCGTTGCGGGGGTGCTTGACGGCGCTTTCGCCGGAACATCGGGAAATCGTCGATCTTGTCTACTACCACGAGAAGTCCGTGGAGGAGGTGGCCGAGATCGTCGGGATACCGGAGAACACGGTAAAGACGCGCCTGTTCTATGCGCGCAAGAAACTGGCCGAACTGCTGAAGGCAGCCGGCGTTGAGCGAGGCTGGCCATGA